In Tachypleus tridentatus isolate NWPU-2018 chromosome 7, ASM421037v1, whole genome shotgun sequence, a genomic segment contains:
- the LOC143256180 gene encoding protein spaetzle-like: MKILKGCIPGAVIILVFTSYCVGTSVSLQPTDRRLSTSQKAEVSAPNNSSDDIVLFPVEKHRPLAPSIDKSGKPYCALNNSLAFCEDVPDYPTNEIMEALSKLSGDALDIVFSVGIKGKTPLTTEDLTEEAICSAETKTFKPKAGKTLSEDWVYVVNNIRYEQLVTAEICRDEGKPCNHIQGNLPSGFQSVCRQRFAFKSLLAIKPISEKPYKEDFRFPSCCICYVTTAPGFRKLPVTRTPSVVPDE, from the exons GTATTTACGAGCTATTGTGTAGGGACAAGTGTAAGTTTGCAGCCTACTGATCGCCGTCTGTCTACTTCCCAAAAAGCAGAAGTGTCGGCTCCAAATAACTCTTCAGATGACATCGTGCTTTTCCCTGTAGAAAAACACAGGCCTTTGGCACCATCTATTGATAAATCTGGAAAACCTTATTGTGCGTTAAATAACAGTTTAGCATTCTGTGAGGATGTACCTGATTATCCCAC AAACGAAATAATGGAAGCGCTAAGTAAACTGTCTGGGGACGCCTTGGATATAGTCTTCTCTGTGGGAATAAAAGGAAAAACTCCGCTTACTACAGAAGATTTGACAGAGGAAGCAATCTGCTCGGCTGAAACTAAAACGTTCAAACCAAAAGCGGGGAAAACGCTTTCAGAGGACTGGGTTTACGTCGTGAACAACATTCGTTACGAACAGTTGGTGACAGCTGAAATATGTCG tgaTGAAGGGAAGCCCTGTAATCACATCCAAGGAAATCTTCCCTCAGGTTTTCAAAGCGTTTGTCGACAACGTTTCGCCTTCAAAAGCCTTTTAGCTATAAAACCTATTTCCGAGAAACCATATAAAGAAGATTTTCGTTTTCCATCTTGTTGCATATGCTACGTAACAACAGCTCCAGGATTTCGGAAATTGCCAGTTACTCGGACCCCTTCAGTTGTACCAGATGAATGA